The Microcebus murinus isolate Inina chromosome 4, M.murinus_Inina_mat1.0, whole genome shotgun sequence genome has a segment encoding these proteins:
- the TSKU gene encoding tsukushi, which translates to MPWPLLLLLLLAVSGAQTTRPCFPGCQCEVETFGLFDSFSLTRVDCSGLGPHIVPVPIPLDTAHLDLSSNRLETVNESVLAGPGYTTLAGLDLSHNLLTSISPTAFSRLRYLESLDLSHNGLAALPANSFTSSPLSEVNLSHNRLREVSVSAFTTHSQGRALHVDLSHNLIHRLAPHPAGAALPAPTIQSLNLTWNRLRAVPDLRGLPLRYLSLDGNPLAAIGPGAFSGLAGLTHLSLASLQRLPQLAPYSFRDLLGLQVLDLSNNPKLKWAGTEVFSGLGSLQELDLSGTGLVPLPETLLLQLPALQSVSVGREVRCRRVVREGAYPRRPGSSPKVALHCIDTRESAARSPDIL; encoded by the coding sequence ATGCCGtggcccctgctgctgctgctgctgctggccgtGAGTGGAGCCCAGACAACCCGGCCGTGCTTCCCCGGGTGCCAGTGTGAGGTGGAGACCTTCGGCCTCTTCGACAGCTTCAGCCTGACGCGCGTGGACTGCAGTGGCCTGGGCCCCCACATCGTGCCCGTGCCCATCCCCCTGGACACAGCCCACCTGGACCTGTCCTCCAACCGGCTGGAGACGGTGAATGAGTCGGTGCTGGCAGGGCCAGGCTATACCACGCTGGCCGGCCTGGATCTCAGCCACAACCTGCTCACCAGCATCTCGCCCACCGCCTTCTCCCGCCTGCGCTACCTGGAGTCGCTCGACCTCAGCCATAATGGGCTGGCGGCCCTGCCGGCCAACAGCTTCACCAGTTCACCCCTGAGTGAGGTGAACCTGAGCCACAACCGGCTGCGGGAGGTGTCGGTGTCCGCCTTCACCACCCACAGCCAGGGCCGAGCGCTGCACGTGGACCTCTCCCACAACCTCATCCACCGCCTGGCGCCCCACCCCGCGGGGGCCGCCCTGCCCGCGCCCACCATTCAGAGCCTGAACCTGACCTGGAACCGGCTCCGCGCCGTGCCCGACCTCCGAGGCTTGCCCCTGCGCTACCTGAGCCTGGATGGGAACCCCCTGGCTGCCATCGGCCCAGGTGCCTTCTCGGGGCTGGCGGGCCTCACACACCTGTCGCTGGCCAGCCTGCAGAGGCTCCCCCAGCTGGCGCCCTACAGCTTCCGCGACCTGCTGGGCCTGCAGGTCCTGGACCTGTCGAACAACCCCAAGCTCAAGTGGGCAGGGACTGAGGTGTTCTCGGGCTTGGGCTCCCTGCAGGAGCTGGACCTTTCGGGCACTGGCTTGGTACCCCTGCCGGAGACGCTGCTGCTCCAGCTCCCAGCGCTGCAGAGCGTCAGCGTGGGCCGGGAAGTGCGGTGCCGGCGCGTGGTGCGGGAGGGCGCCTACCCCCGGcggcctggctccagccccaaGGTGGCCCTGCACTGCATAGATACCCGGGAGTCTGCTGCCAGGAGCCCTGACATCTTGTGA